The region TGGGCTTGAAAAAGGAAGACATCCACCCACTGACCCGCTGCAGCGTCTGCAACCATCTGCTTCAAAAGGTGTCCAAGGAAGAAGTTCTGGGCCGCGTCCCGGAGTTCGTTCACGGTCATCACGATGAGTTTTCCCTGTGTCCAGGTTGTGGGCGCATCTATTGGCCTGGCACTCATCACGGCCGTATGCAGGTGGTGATCCAGGGGTTATGGGAGAATTCTTCTTAGAAAAAAAGGCCGCCGTCATCCAATTTTTTATGCAATTGGCAAAAGAACTTATAGAAAGAAATTAAAGAAGAGATTGCTTGGCAGAGCCCTCCCGGAGCGAGAGCAGAGGGCTCGCCATGACATGTTATTGATCCCGCTCTCGCGGGATGTTATTTGGGTGTGATTATATCACGCCCTGTTCCTTTAGCTCGGCTATTTTTTCTTTGCTGTAACCCAGAAGATCGCCATATATTTCCTCATTATGTTCGCCCACCCGCGGGGCGCGCCTTTCGACCCGGCCCGGAGTCTTAGAGAGCCTGATGGGTATGCCGCACACGGGCACCCTTTCCAACCCCGGCACTTCCAGATCCGTATATTCGACCATATTCTGTGATTCGATATGCGGGTCCCTGGAGACTTCATCCGGGCCCAGGTAGCGCCCGCAGGGGATACGCGCTTCTTCCATGACGGCCAGCACCTCGTCTACGGTTCTCTGCGCAGTGAATTCAGCGATTTTGGGATCAATGCGCTCACGGTGCTCGAAACGCGCATAGTCATTATAAAGATCAGGGTCGTCAAGAAGTTCCTCATGCCCGATGGCCTTGGCCAGTCTTTTCCAGAGCGTATTCATCAGGGTGGCGATAAAGACATAGCCGTCCTTGCACTTGAAGAGGTCAGTCGGTCCGACGTAGGCGGCGCGGTTGCCAAGGTTGGGCCGGAGCCTTTCGAGCACTTCAGCTTCTGCGATGAAAGGCCCCATAAAGGAGGTTGCGGTTCGGAGCAGGGCCAGGTCCACCATCTGTCCCTCGCCGGTGGCGTCGCGGTGCCGCAGGGCCAGCAGGGTCCCCACGGTGGCGCACAGGGCGGTGCCATAATCCACCCAGGACATCATGGCCCGAAGAGGCGGCTTGTCCGGATAGCCGCCGATTCCGAGTGAGCCGGATACGATCTGGGCGATGTAGTCAAAGCCGGTGCGCTGTGAGTAAGGCCCTTCGCTGCCATAGCAGGAGATAGCGGTATAAATAATATCAGGCTTGATGGCCTTCATATCTTCATAGGTCAGGCCCATGATCCGCCTTGCACCGGGGCTGAAGTTCTGAATAATCACATCGGCCTCCTTGACCAGGTCGGCCAGGACCTCGCTCGCGTGTTTGTTTCCCATGAGGTTCAAGGTGATGGCTTTCTTGTTGCGGGCGTAATTGGGATAGGACATGTTCTGACCGTTAGGTCCCAGCAGCCCAATGGTTCGATCTTCTTCACCTCCAGACCGTTCAACGCGGATTACTTCAGCTCCCATATCCGCTAAAATCATGCCGCAATAAGGGCAGGCAATGAAACGACCCCAGTCAAGGACCTTGATATCTTCGAGAACCCTTTTCATATTACCACCTCCGATAGATGAATCTTGATGCTCAAGTATATAAACAGGCCGGATCGGCTTTTGTCATTGGAACAAGAGCGTTTAAACAATTTCACACCTTACAGGGAAAAATGTCTTATAGTGCGGTGATTATTATTAATGGAAGCATAATTATATCTAAAGTCAAGGGAATGGTCCTCATACGGGCACATTTTCCACAATAGCGGTATCGAGGTCAAGACCCTTTGAACTCAGATGCTGTTTTTTTAAGAAGGCAAGAGAAGCCTAACCAGAGGGTATTTAAAACGATAAGGTCAGGGTGGTGAATGCAACCACGATACACCTTTATTATTTACCCGAGAGCGCTCACTCACATTAGCCTTGCCAAAGAAAGCTTTGATAAGTATACTCTGCGATTATTATAGGATTACGGGTTGATCAATTAAAGACACACTAAAATCAAGGCGAGGTTGGAGGGATAAAAAAAAGTATGATACTGTGTCTGCTACCATTTTGAGAAGTATGGAAAGCCGCGTTCAGGGCGCTTGTGTAAAAGACAAAAAAATAGAGCTAAGGAAAGGAGATGGTCATGAAAATACTGCGAGTCAATATGAGTAACCTTGAGACTAGCTTGGAGGATCTCCCGCAAGAATGGCAGATACTTGGCGGCCGGGCCCTGTCAGCCCAGATTTTGAAAAAGGAAGTGTCTCCGGCAGCGGACCCGCTTGGACCTGAGGCCAGGCTCGTTATCGCCGCCGGTCCATTGGCCGGTACCTTGGCCCCGTCCTGCGGCCGGATATCTGTCGGAGCGAGGAGCCCGCTCACCCTGGGGATCAAGGAGGCCAATGCCGGCGGACCAACAGCGCAGAAGCTGGACAGGTTAGGGATTCGGGCCATAGTAGTCCAAGGCGCGGCCCAGGATGGCAAACCTCATCTCCTCAAGATAGACAAGGATGGAACAGTACTCGAGCCTGCAGATGACTACCAGGGGATGAAGACTTATGAATTAGCCGAAGCGCTTCTTAAAAAATATGATAACAAGGCCGCGGTGATTTCCATCGGACCGGTGGGCGAAAAGAAATATAAGTCCGCGACTGTGGCCTTCACCGACAAGGATGGTCATTGTTCGCGGCATGCCGGGCGCGGCGGCCTGGGCGGGGTCATGGGCGCCAAGGGGCTCAAGGCGATTGTGGTTGATGACAGCGGCGCGCCGTCCATAGACCTTGCAGATAAAGAGGCGTTCAGGGAGGCGGTGCGAGGCTGGACGGACATAATCAAGTCCGATCCTATGATCCAGAATATGAGTAAGTATGGTACACCCGGTGTGATTGTCCCGCTGCGATCCATGGGGAGTATGCCTTCTAAAAATTACTCCAGCGAGCCGACTGAGGGTTTTGAAAATCTCAGCGGACAGTCCATTGAGAAGATAAACCAGGAAAGAGGCGGCTCCATGGACGGCTGCATGCCCGGCTGCATCGTCAGATGTTCGGTGGTTTACAATGATGCACAGGGAAAACATCTGACTTCCGCCTTAGAGTACGAGACCCTGGCCCTCATGGGCACCAACCTGGGTATTAATGATCCTGACGCCCTGGCCAGATTTGACCGCTTCTGTGACGAAATGGGCATTGATACGATTGAGCTGGGTAGCGCCATGGGCGTGGCAGCCAGCGCTGGAAAGATGGCCATGGGTGATGTTGATTCGGCCATGGCTCTGCTGGAAGAGGTCGAGAAAGGCACAGAATTCGGCGCTACCCTGGCCAATGGCGTTGTTTCCACCTCCAAGGCCCTGGGCGTGACTAGGGTTCCGGCCTTCAAGGGCCAAGCCATGCCAGCTCATGACGCCCGGGTCACCAAGGCCACCGGCGTAACCTATCACACCAGCCCCATGGGCGCGGACCATACGGCCGGACTGTCCTATGATGATCCTATGAACAAGGAAGGTCAGGTGGAAAAGTCCCTCATAACACAGATAGCTAATGCCGCCATGGATGCCTTTGGTTATTGTAATCTGGCCGCGCCCGGTGATACGAAAGCGCTTTTTGAATTTTTAAAAAATTTGATCAACGCGCGTTACGGATTAAGTATCGGGGCGGAAGACATCGTCAATATTGGCAGAGCGACCCTGAAGGCAGAACTTGAGTTCAATGAAGGAGCCGAGTTCAGTAAAATCCACGAGCCTTATCCTGAATTTGTCAGAAATGAACCCCTGGCTCCGACGGGCAGTGTGTTTGACGTTGATCTCGATGAGATTGCCAAGATTTGGGAGAAGCTGGACTCCATAGCGGTTATTTAAAGGAATTATTGATCAAAGCTCGGTTGAAGACAGCCGCTGAAAACCAGACGGGCGTGTATCGTTTTGGAGTTAAATACCAGTGTATCCAGAGGCCGGAACCCTGGGAAGCCCTTCTTGGTAAGATAGATACCAGAAAAGATAATCAGCTCTAAACTGGTCTGAAGCCGCAATTTTGCTTTAATGTTTTGGTATGAAGCGCTTGTATCTTGCCTGCGGTTTGAGTGAGAATTGAGCAAGTGAGACGGCTGGGGTTCCTGATGACCGTAAAAAAGTATTCCCTGAAAACGCTTTTCAGGTGTTTTTTGTCTGGAGTCGGTCTTGCCCTTCTTGGCTCCTGGCTGCTCTCAGCCTTCAGGCTCAGCCTGGTGCTAGAAGCTCTTTCGCTCGGGGAGAAAAAGGAGGTTTTACTTTTCCTGGACTTTATCTTCATGAGTCTGGCCTTCTTCGGCCTTTTTATGGCGCTAGCTGTCCTGTTCGAGCTTAAGGCCCGAATTAATCGGATTGACGCTTTAGGGGAAGAGCAGTGGTGAAGCCAGGCAAACTGGGGTTTGCCTGAAGTTTTAGATGAAAGGCGCCAAGAGTATTTATTCTTTCATTCTGACTCAAGATTCATATTTATGGACTTGAGCAGCTCACCGGCTTCATTGAACTCAGGGTTGATTTCAAAGGCCCGGGTAACTAGCTCCTTGGCCTTTTTGAGATCTTTCGTCAGGATGAAAACCCGGCTTAAATTATAGTAGATATTTTCATCATTCGGGTTGACTTTGAGGGCCTTTTGGTACTGCTTGATAGCCTCCTGAAGCTTGCCTTGACGACGATACACGATACCCAATGAATTGTAAACATTAACGGTATTGGGATTGATGCGGGCCACTTCCAGGAGAACCTGCTCGGCACTTTCATCCATTTCTTTTTCGATATAGATGTCCGCCGCTTTCTGGAAGGCTTTTTCCGCCTCCTCTTTCTGGCCCAGCTGCGTGTAAACCTCTCCCATCTGTTGATAGGCCCGGGCATGGTGGCTATTGATCAGCGTGGCCTTGCGGAAGCAGAGAATAGCCTCGTCATAATTGCCTTGGGCTGTCTGAATATAGCCCATGTTATAAAAAACTTCTGCGCTTTCGCTTTCTATGGAGAGGATTCGTTTGAAGGTGGTTAGGGCTTCGTCCCAGCGGTTTTCCTTCATGAGCTTCATACCCTGGGTATAATTCATTTCAGCTTCAATATTTTTCGGGTCCAGATCAACCTGAATGACACTCTGGATTTTTTTCTTGAACGTTTCAGAAGAAAAAGGATGCAGGATCAAATCACTGACTCCGGCCTCCCCGGCCTCGATGACCTGACCCCTGGTGATTTTCTCCACCACCAGTAAAACTGGCAGGACGCTGTGCTTTGAATCAGCCCGTATAATTTTGAGGAGGACAATCCCGCTCATATCCGGGAGGTCCCCGGAGGAGACGATAAAGTCTATATTAGAGTTTTTGATGATGGACCAGGCTTCAGTCCCGTTTTCCGCCTCAAGGATGTCGCTGTATTCCATGTCATGGAGGATGCGAACTTCAGTTTTGCGAAGTACGGCATCGCTTTCGATGACCAGGAAAGTCAAATTTTGCAGAGGAGGCACAGGCTACTCCTTCTGAT is a window of Deltaproteobacteria bacterium DNA encoding:
- a CDS encoding CoA transferase, encoding MKRVLEDIKVLDWGRFIACPYCGMILADMGAEVIRVERSGGEEDRTIGLLGPNGQNMSYPNYARNKKAITLNLMGNKHASEVLADLVKEADVIIQNFSPGARRIMGLTYEDMKAIKPDIIYTAISCYGSEGPYSQRTGFDYIAQIVSGSLGIGGYPDKPPLRAMMSWVDYGTALCATVGTLLALRHRDATGEGQMVDLALLRTATSFMGPFIAEAEVLERLRPNLGNRAAYVGPTDLFKCKDGYVFIATLMNTLWKRLAKAIGHEELLDDPDLYNDYARFEHRERIDPKIAEFTAQRTVDEVLAVMEEARIPCGRYLGPDEVSRDPHIESQNMVEYTDLEVPGLERVPVCGIPIRLSKTPGRVERRAPRVGEHNEEIYGDLLGYSKEKIAELKEQGVI
- a CDS encoding aldehyde ferredoxin oxidoreductase, which translates into the protein MKILRVNMSNLETSLEDLPQEWQILGGRALSAQILKKEVSPAADPLGPEARLVIAAGPLAGTLAPSCGRISVGARSPLTLGIKEANAGGPTAQKLDRLGIRAIVVQGAAQDGKPHLLKIDKDGTVLEPADDYQGMKTYELAEALLKKYDNKAAVISIGPVGEKKYKSATVAFTDKDGHCSRHAGRGGLGGVMGAKGLKAIVVDDSGAPSIDLADKEAFREAVRGWTDIIKSDPMIQNMSKYGTPGVIVPLRSMGSMPSKNYSSEPTEGFENLSGQSIEKINQERGGSMDGCMPGCIVRCSVVYNDAQGKHLTSALEYETLALMGTNLGINDPDALARFDRFCDEMGIDTIELGSAMGVAASAGKMAMGDVDSAMALLEEVEKGTEFGATLANGVVSTSKALGVTRVPAFKGQAMPAHDARVTKATGVTYHTSPMGADHTAGLSYDDPMNKEGQVEKSLITQIANAAMDAFGYCNLAAPGDTKALFEFLKNLINARYGLSIGAEDIVNIGRATLKAELEFNEGAEFSKIHEPYPEFVRNEPLAPTGSVFDVDLDEIAKIWEKLDSIAVI
- a CDS encoding tetratricopeptide repeat protein translates to MPPLQNLTFLVIESDAVLRKTEVRILHDMEYSDILEAENGTEAWSIIKNSNIDFIVSSGDLPDMSGIVLLKIIRADSKHSVLPVLLVVEKITRGQVIEAGEAGVSDLILHPFSSETFKKKIQSVIQVDLDPKNIEAEMNYTQGMKLMKENRWDEALTTFKRILSIESESAEVFYNMGYIQTAQGNYDEAILCFRKATLINSHHARAYQQMGEVYTQLGQKEEAEKAFQKAADIYIEKEMDESAEQVLLEVARINPNTVNVYNSLGIVYRRQGKLQEAIKQYQKALKVNPNDENIYYNLSRVFILTKDLKKAKELVTRAFEINPEFNEAGELLKSINMNLESE